A single Pan troglodytes isolate AG18354 chromosome X, NHGRI_mPanTro3-v2.0_pri, whole genome shotgun sequence DNA region contains:
- the RAB39B gene encoding ras-related protein Rab-39B, with protein sequence MEAIWLYQFRLIVIGDSTVGKSCLIRRFTEGRFAQVSDPTVGVDFFSRLVEIEPGKRIKLQIWDTAGQERFRSITRAYYRNSVGGLLLFDITNRRSFQNVHEWLEETKVHVQPYQIVFVLVGHKCDLDTQRQVTRHEAEKLAAAYGMKYIETSARDAINVEKAFTDLTRDIYELVKRGEITIQEGWEGVKSGFVPNVVHSSEEVVKSERRCLC encoded by the exons ATGGAGGCCATCTGGCTGTACCAGTTCCGGCTCATTGTCATCGGGGATTCCACAGTGGGCAAGTCCTGCCTGATCCGCCGCTTCACCGAGGGTCGCTTTGCCCAGGTTTCTGACCCCACCGTGGGGGTGGATTTTTTCTCCCGCTTGGTGGAGATCGAGCCAGGAAAACGCATCAAGCTCCAGATCTGGGATACCGCGGGTCAAGAGAGGTTCAG ATCCATCACTCGCGCCTACTACAGGAACTCAGTAGGTGGTCTTCTCTTATTTGACATTACCAACCGCAGGTCCTTCCAGAATGTCCATGAGTGGTTAGAAGAGACCAAAGTACACGTTCAGCCCTACCAAATTGTATTTGTTCTGGTGGGTCACAAGTGTGACCTGGATACACAGAGGCAAGTGACTCGCCACGAGGCCGAGAAACTGGCTGCTGCATACGGCATGAAGTACATTGAAACGTCAGCCCGAGATGCCATTAATGTGGAGAAAGCCTTCACAGACCTGACAAGAGACATATATGAGCTGGTTAAAAGGGGGGAGATTACAATCCAGGAGGGCTGGGAAGGGGTGAAGAGTGGATTTGTACCAAATGTGGTTCACTCTTCAGAAGAGGTTGTCAAATCAGAGAGGAGATGTTTGTGCTAG